The Sulfurimonas lithotrophica genome includes a region encoding these proteins:
- a CDS encoding response regulator: MGNIDLVQLTQQTKKLTAMVVEDEKVTNELLSSTFKNFFSDVTSCFNGEEALEAYNKTNPDIVFVDIIMPGMDGIELARKIRALNPNQIIIVISASNDIEKISESIEVGVNSFIQKPIDTKKIIELLSGITSMINKKRKVETKTFSISLPLDLYDLVNENAKEESISKNAVIIRALRGFYENN; encoded by the coding sequence ATGGGAAACATAGATTTAGTTCAGCTAACACAGCAGACAAAAAAACTTACGGCTATGGTTGTAGAAGATGAAAAAGTTACAAATGAACTTTTAAGTTCAACTTTTAAAAACTTTTTTTCTGACGTAACTTCATGTTTTAACGGCGAAGAAGCTCTTGAGGCTTATAATAAAACTAATCCTGACATTGTTTTTGTCGATATTATTATGCCTGGAATGGATGGTATTGAATTAGCAAGAAAAATTCGTGCACTTAATCCAAACCAGATTATAATCGTTATTTCTGCAAGTAATGATATTGAAAAAATATCTGAGTCTATTGAGGTTGGTGTAAATAGTTTTATTCAAAAACCAATTGACACTAAAAAAATCATTGAATTACTTAGCGGAATCACTTCGATGATAAATAAAAAACGTAAAGTTGAAACAAAAACTTTCTCTATTTCGCTACCTCTAGATTTATACGATTTGGTTAATGAAAATGCTAAAGAAGAAAGCATCTCTAAAAATGCCGTAATCATTAGAGCACTTAGAGGTTTCTACGAAAACAACTAG
- a CDS encoding 2-oxoacid:acceptor oxidoreductase family protein → MARTLMRFTGVGGQGVLLAGEIFAAAKIKSGGHGLKTATYTSQVRGGPTVVDITLDDEEIYYPYANDGEIDFMLSVAQTSYNLFKNGVSKGGTIVIDPNLVTPTEEDRKNWNIYEIPIITIAKEEVGNVITQSVVALAIANTFMSAIEKDHLIEVMLSKVPEKVHAANKKAYELGEKYANEAKA, encoded by the coding sequence ATGGCTAGAACTTTAATGAGATTTACAGGTGTTGGTGGACAGGGTGTTCTTCTTGCAGGTGAAATTTTTGCAGCTGCAAAAATTAAATCAGGCGGTCATGGATTAAAAACGGCTACATATACGTCACAAGTTCGTGGTGGACCGACGGTTGTTGATATTACTTTGGATGATGAAGAAATTTATTATCCATATGCAAACGACGGCGAGATAGATTTTATGTTGTCTGTTGCACAAACTAGTTATAACCTATTTAAGAACGGTGTATCTAAAGGAGGGACAATCGTAATTGATCCAAACCTTGTTACTCCGACTGAAGAGGATAGAAAAAACTGGAATATTTATGAGATTCCAATTATTACTATTGCAAAAGAAGAGGTTGGTAACGTAATTACTCAATCTGTTGTTGCACTAGCTATAGCAAATACTTTTATGAGTGCTATAGAAAAAGATCACTTAATTGAGGTAATGCTTTCAAAGGTACCTGAAAAAGTTCATGCTGCAAATAAAAAAGCTTATGAACTTGGTGAAAAATACGCAAATGAAGCAAAAGCTTAA
- a CDS encoding YggT family protein yields MSLIIDIIQGLGGILLGVINIYIWVIIIAALLSFVNPDPYNPIVQFLHRITEPAYRLVRRYIRTDFGGLDLAPLIIIIALQVVIVILSSVLRSLY; encoded by the coding sequence ATGAGTTTAATTATTGATATTATTCAAGGTTTAGGCGGTATCTTACTTGGAGTTATAAATATTTACATATGGGTAATTATAATTGCTGCACTTCTTAGTTTTGTTAATCCTGATCCGTATAACCCGATAGTTCAGTTTTTACATAGAATAACAGAACCTGCATATAGACTTGTGAGAAGGTATATCAGAACAGACTTTGGAGGTTTAGATTTGGCTCCGCTAATTATAATTATCGCTCTACAAGTTGTTATAGTAATACTTAGTTCTGTTTTACGTTCACTATACTAA
- a CDS encoding 2-oxoglutarate ferredoxin oxidoreductase subunit beta, with amino-acid sequence MAFNYDKYLRLEKMPTLWCWGCGDGVILKAFIRAIDKMGVNQDDVCVVSGIGCSGRFSSYVDFNTIHTTHGRTVAYGTGVKLAFPDKLVVCVGGDGDTLAIGGNHTIHSCRRNIDMTLIVINNFIYGLTNSQTSPTTPQGMWTVSQKAGNIDPTFNASNLAIAAGASFVGRESMLDPKKLEKIMIKALEHKGFSFLEVLSNCHINLGRKNQMQSAMENLEWIDNITVAKKKYDAMSEEERLNLLPTGILKQDMEAREYCEMYQEIKDVHQGKRSKITQDDFAKKI; translated from the coding sequence ATGGCATTTAATTACGATAAATATTTAAGACTTGAAAAAATGCCGACACTATGGTGTTGGGGTTGTGGTGATGGTGTTATTTTAAAAGCATTCATCCGTGCAATTGACAAAATGGGGGTAAACCAAGATGACGTATGTGTAGTTTCCGGTATTGGTTGTTCAGGAAGATTTTCTTCTTATGTTGACTTTAATACTATTCATACTACACACGGTCGTACTGTTGCATACGGTACAGGTGTTAAATTGGCTTTTCCTGATAAATTAGTAGTTTGTGTCGGTGGTGACGGTGATACACTTGCAATCGGTGGTAACCATACTATCCACTCTTGCAGAAGAAATATAGATATGACTTTAATTGTTATTAATAACTTTATCTACGGTTTAACAAATTCTCAGACTTCACCTACTACACCTCAGGGTATGTGGACTGTATCACAAAAAGCCGGAAATATCGATCCAACTTTTAATGCATCTAACTTAGCTATAGCTGCTGGTGCATCTTTTGTAGGACGTGAGTCAATGTTAGATCCTAAAAAGTTAGAGAAAATCATGATCAAAGCTTTAGAGCATAAAGGTTTTTCTTTCTTAGAAGTTCTTTCAAATTGTCACATTAATCTTGGTCGTAAAAATCAAATGCAATCTGCTATGGAAAATCTTGAATGGATTGACAATATTACTGTTGCTAAGAAAAAATACGATGCAATGAGTGAAGAGGAAAGATTAAACTTACTTCCTACAGGTATTTTAAAACAGGATATGGAAGCTCGCGAATACTGTGAGATGTATCAAGAAATTAAAGACGTACACCAAGGTAAACGTTCAAAAATCACTCAAGATGATTTTGCTAAGAAAATATAA
- a CDS encoding 4Fe-4S dicluster domain-containing protein produces the protein MGTFETKNPGNQPVWVNTNNCKACDICVSVCPSGVLGMKYESSSTLGAMISVDHPEACIGCMECEISCPDFAIYVADKKEYKEAGYSFAKLTDESKERQAKIVANNYMSLEQGVK, from the coding sequence ATGGGAACTTTTGAAACTAAAAACCCAGGTAATCAGCCTGTATGGGTAAATACAAATAATTGTAAAGCTTGTGATATTTGTGTGTCTGTATGTCCATCAGGTGTACTTGGAATGAAATACGAATCATCATCGACTCTTGGTGCTATGATATCTGTTGATCACCCTGAAGCTTGTATCGGCTGTATGGAATGTGAAATTTCATGTCCTGATTTTGCTATATATGTAGCAGATAAAAAGGAATATAAAGAAGCTGGATACAGTTTTGCGAAACTTACGGACGAATCTAAAGAACGTCAAGCTAAGATTGTTGCAAACAACTATATGTCACTTGAGCAAGGAGTTAAATAA
- a CDS encoding TetR/AcrR family transcriptional regulator yields the protein MNTKEKILKSSTKLFCEYGYKGTSVRKIAADVGIKQSALYNHFKNKEEIFLEVSKNIFSSPFSLKDEEIKESALKGKAFLTKYAMQYKLLTFDKNNENMFRLLMIELFANKELREQFMSEFNDKNIQVLSEGFFIMMQNSLVKSSDPMLMAYEFLSTLFYIRLQVTLLRFDNKSTDTLSTQFEKHVDFFWESIKAK from the coding sequence ATGAATACTAAAGAAAAAATATTAAAAAGTTCAACAAAACTCTTTTGTGAATATGGATATAAAGGTACAAGCGTGCGTAAAATTGCTGCCGATGTTGGAATAAAACAAAGTGCCTTATATAATCACTTTAAAAACAAAGAAGAAATATTTTTAGAGGTTTCAAAAAATATCTTTAGCTCGCCCTTTTCTTTAAAGGATGAAGAAATAAAAGAGAGCGCATTAAAAGGCAAAGCATTTCTAACAAAATATGCTATGCAGTATAAATTACTTACATTTGATAAAAACAACGAAAACATGTTTAGGTTGTTAATGATAGAGTTGTTTGCGAATAAAGAGCTTAGAGAGCAGTTTATGAGTGAGTTTAATGATAAAAACATTCAGGTTTTATCAGAGGGCTTTTTTATAATGATGCAAAATTCACTTGTTAAATCATCAGATCCTATGCTAATGGCATATGAGTTTTTATCTACCCTATTCTACATAAGACTTCAAGTTACCCTGCTTCGTTTTGACAACAAAAGTACGGATACGCTCTCAACTCAGTTTGAAAAACATGTGGATTTTTTTTGGGAAAGTATAAAAGCTAAATGA
- a CDS encoding class 1 fructose-bisphosphatase yields MTDIFEAIQRSAIRIKNAIDTKDIGYSNQANSSGETQLQLDIQCDMIIEEELSHVLSVNTIASEEKEHPMQLNKNGKYFIAYDPLDGSSLIDVNLSVGTIYGIYEGDFGSKNMVASCYVVHGPRVEMVFAHNKVKLHLLQGDNWEFVKEIRLSEKGKLNAPGGTQQNWTDYHKEMVDGLFKEGYRLRYSGGMVPDLHQILLKGGGLFSYPATSDKPEGKLRRLFEVFPFAFIYKLAGGEAINGKEDLMTLSHAHVHDTSPCFFGSKYEIQRVKEVYANN; encoded by the coding sequence ATGACAGATATATTTGAGGCAATACAAAGAAGTGCTATCAGAATTAAAAATGCTATAGATACAAAAGATATAGGTTATTCAAATCAAGCAAATAGTTCGGGTGAAACCCAACTTCAATTAGATATTCAGTGCGATATGATTATTGAAGAGGAATTATCTCACGTATTAAGCGTAAATACAATTGCCAGTGAAGAAAAAGAACATCCGATGCAATTAAACAAAAACGGAAAATATTTTATAGCATATGACCCCTTGGATGGATCTTCTCTTATAGATGTAAACTTAAGTGTTGGAACTATATACGGCATCTACGAGGGTGATTTTGGTTCTAAAAACATGGTAGCTTCATGCTATGTAGTTCATGGACCAAGAGTTGAGATGGTATTTGCCCACAACAAAGTAAAGCTTCACTTGCTACAAGGCGATAACTGGGAGTTTGTTAAAGAGATTCGCCTAAGTGAAAAAGGTAAGTTAAATGCTCCCGGCGGAACTCAGCAGAACTGGACAGATTATCATAAAGAGATGGTAGATGGACTTTTTAAAGAAGGATACCGTCTTAGATATTCAGGCGGAATGGTACCTGATTTGCATCAAATACTTTTAAAGGGTGGCGGTCTGTTTAGCTATCCTGCTACAAGTGATAAACCGGAAGGGAAACTTCGTAGACTTTTCGAGGTATTTCCTTTTGCATTTATTTACAAACTTGCAGGTGGCGAGGCTATAAACGGAAAAGAGGATTTGATGACTCTTTCTCATGCCCATGTGCATGATACTTCACCATGTTTTTTTGGTTCTAAATATGAAATTCAAAGAGTAAAAGAAGTTTATGCAAATAACTAA
- the metG gene encoding methionine--tRNA ligase, which produces MSKYITTPIYYVNGEAHIGHAYTTFIADSMARYERLKGENTYFLTGTDEHGQKIEESAQKNGKDTQAFADEISATFKNLWDEFEISYDKFIRTTDAEHKIGVQKAFEKMYEKGDIYKDFYEGHYCVSCETFFPETQLVDGEFCPDCGRTTNVVKEESYFFKLSNYEDKLLKHYEQNPEFIMPKSRANEVINFVKGGLRDLSVTRTSFSWGVHMPASINDDKHVMYVWLDALLNYITALGYGQDEKLMNFWPATTQFVGKDILRFHAIYWPAFLMSLDLPLPKTIGAHGWWTRDGEKMSKSKGNVVAPKEVADAYGYENLRYFMLREVPFGQDGDFSQRALIDRMNSELSNDLGNLLNRIIGMSGKYSDFEIDSIDVEKYHSKELNQMNEVLDSLDNYMETLQTHRYLEELWRLFAIGNSAITEYEPWAKMKQDKKDEALATVALVANILAKAVVMLSPIMPKTADKVAATLKFEINNESYKKLVCDKKLLDIFLIEKIDPLFPRIEEPLMAEAPAQEPNKPVNDEEPQEVEEDNLIEIGQFFETSLKVGTVVEGEAVPKSSKLLKLQVDLGEDKPRQIIAGIKKSYSVEDLIGTQVCVVANLKPAKLMGMLSEGMLLAAKDDDGLCLVRPEKSKKAGTPIG; this is translated from the coding sequence TTGAGTAAATATATAACCACCCCGATATATTACGTAAACGGTGAGGCACACATAGGTCATGCTTATACAACTTTTATAGCCGATTCTATGGCTAGATATGAAAGATTAAAAGGTGAAAACACTTACTTCTTAACAGGTACTGATGAGCATGGACAAAAAATTGAAGAGTCGGCTCAAAAGAACGGCAAAGATACACAGGCTTTTGCAGATGAGATAAGTGCTACCTTTAAAAATCTTTGGGATGAGTTTGAAATTTCTTATGATAAGTTTATTCGTACAACAGATGCAGAACACAAAATAGGTGTTCAAAAAGCATTTGAGAAGATGTATGAAAAAGGTGATATATATAAAGATTTTTACGAAGGTCACTATTGTGTAAGTTGTGAGACCTTTTTCCCTGAAACACAACTGGTAGATGGAGAGTTCTGTCCTGATTGTGGTCGTACCACAAATGTAGTTAAAGAAGAAAGTTATTTTTTTAAACTCTCTAACTATGAAGATAAACTACTAAAACATTATGAACAAAACCCTGAATTTATTATGCCGAAATCTCGTGCTAATGAAGTGATTAACTTTGTAAAAGGTGGACTACGTGATCTATCCGTTACCCGTACATCATTTAGCTGGGGTGTACATATGCCGGCATCTATCAATGATGATAAACATGTAATGTATGTATGGCTAGATGCACTTTTAAACTATATTACTGCTTTAGGATACGGTCAAGATGAAAAACTGATGAATTTTTGGCCTGCAACTACTCAATTTGTAGGTAAAGACATTTTAAGATTTCATGCCATCTATTGGCCGGCATTTCTAATGAGTCTGGATCTGCCTCTCCCAAAAACCATAGGTGCTCACGGGTGGTGGACACGTGATGGTGAAAAAATGAGTAAATCAAAAGGTAACGTTGTTGCACCAAAAGAAGTGGCAGATGCTTACGGATACGAGAACCTAAGATACTTTATGCTTCGTGAAGTTCCTTTTGGACAAGATGGGGATTTTTCTCAACGTGCATTAATAGATAGAATGAATTCCGAGCTTAGTAACGATCTTGGAAACCTACTTAATCGTATAATAGGTATGAGTGGAAAATATTCAGATTTTGAAATAGACAGTATTGATGTTGAAAAGTATCATTCTAAAGAATTAAATCAAATGAATGAGGTTTTAGACTCACTAGATAACTATATGGAAACTCTACAAACTCACAGATACCTAGAAGAACTTTGGAGACTGTTTGCTATAGGAAATTCTGCAATTACAGAGTATGAACCTTGGGCAAAAATGAAGCAAGATAAAAAAGATGAAGCTTTAGCTACGGTTGCATTAGTTGCAAATATTCTGGCAAAAGCCGTTGTTATGCTTTCACCTATAATGCCTAAAACTGCCGATAAAGTTGCAGCTACTCTAAAATTTGAAATCAATAACGAAAGCTACAAAAAACTTGTTTGTGATAAAAAACTATTAGATATATTCTTAATTGAAAAGATAGACCCGCTATTTCCTCGTATAGAGGAACCCTTAATGGCTGAAGCACCGGCACAAGAGCCTAACAAACCTGTAAATGATGAAGAACCTCAAGAAGTTGAAGAAGACAACTTGATAGAGATAGGTCAGTTTTTTGAAACATCACTAAAGGTTGGAACCGTAGTTGAGGGTGAGGCTGTACCAAAAAGTTCTAAACTATTAAAACTTCAGGTGGATTTAGGCGAGGATAAACCTAGACAAATCATTGCGGGCATCAAAAAAAGCTATTCTGTTGAGGACTTAATCGGAACACAAGTTTGTGTAGTTGCAAATTTAAAACCTGCGAAACTTATGGGTATGCTCTCAGAAGGCATGCTTCTTGCTGCAAAAGATGATGACGGTTTATGCTTAGTCCGTCCGGAAAAATCCAAAAAAGCGGGCACTCCTATTGGATGA
- the mobB gene encoding molybdopterin-guanine dinucleotide biosynthesis protein B: protein MNKRLAVAFTGPSNSGKTTLILNVARKLIYEHKKEVAIIKHDPGDKARFDVEGKDSYKFSDTGAEVIVTSPTRTTYFSQRQKDLDEMIRLFDRFDILLVEGLKNLPLPRISIFRNSLDEDYFPYMDALAIDESIDLSKYKLPSGVDVLDLNNPEDAISWILKNAKEV from the coding sequence TTGAACAAAAGATTAGCAGTAGCCTTTACAGGGCCCTCAAACAGTGGTAAAACTACACTTATATTAAATGTTGCAAGAAAACTTATTTACGAGCATAAAAAAGAAGTTGCAATAATCAAACACGATCCTGGTGATAAAGCAAGGTTTGATGTCGAAGGTAAAGACAGTTACAAATTTAGCGATACGGGCGCAGAAGTTATAGTCACATCCCCTACCCGTACGACATATTTTTCTCAAAGACAAAAAGATTTAGACGAGATGATAAGACTCTTTGACAGATTTGACATTCTTTTGGTTGAGGGCTTAAAAAATTTACCTCTGCCTAGAATAAGCATCTTTAGAAACTCTTTAGATGAAGACTATTTTCCGTATATGGATGCTTTAGCAATCGATGAAAGTATAGATTTAAGCAAATACAAACTACCTTCAGGAGTTGATGTTTTGGATTTAAACAATCCCGAAGATGCAATATCTTGGATACTTAAAAATGCAAAGGAAGTATAA
- a CDS encoding NAD(P)/FAD-dependent oxidoreductase: protein MKKVIVIGGGYGGLRAIEHLINNKKIELYLFDENSYHYLQTEAYGYIAGRFDLHDVALDLKNWCHGFKRPITFIQEKVEFIDSSKQTVQTKTSTFDYDYLIVATGARTNFFDFISGMDTYGFGVKKLFRSHSFRTSFEELLYKKLVNGSTSNEKINLVIGGAGLSGVEIAAEMSNVIKKHSKSIADATKEIQIYLVDASDTILPGMSPYIIQNTQVRLDNLGVNTLTKAFIESVDSDTVYFKDKRELKYTFMIFTGGILANSIDSDIEFQKNRLNQYICDSTQRIAENIFTIGDCCEIRNKNNIILPPTAQIAEKSAEYVADSITGMILNQKPKPFDAKVDGLFVALGGNYAVGELFGFIKTKGYIAYILKKLITKSYYIGLKLRLNTGFKKRTILNKGVLS from the coding sequence ATGAAAAAAGTTATAGTAATTGGTGGTGGTTACGGCGGTTTAAGAGCAATTGAGCATTTAATTAACAATAAAAAGATAGAACTTTATCTGTTTGATGAAAATTCTTATCATTATCTTCAAACAGAAGCTTACGGTTATATTGCAGGTAGATTTGACCTACATGATGTTGCACTTGATTTAAAAAACTGGTGTCATGGATTTAAGCGCCCTATTACGTTTATTCAAGAAAAAGTAGAATTTATTGACTCGTCTAAACAAACTGTGCAAACTAAAACATCTACTTTTGATTATGATTATCTTATAGTAGCAACAGGTGCACGTACAAACTTTTTTGATTTTATATCAGGTATGGATACATATGGCTTTGGAGTTAAAAAACTCTTTAGAAGTCATAGTTTTCGGACATCTTTTGAAGAACTGTTGTATAAAAAGCTAGTAAATGGTTCTACAAGCAATGAAAAGATCAACCTTGTAATAGGTGGAGCCGGTTTGAGCGGTGTTGAGATTGCAGCAGAAATGAGTAATGTTATTAAAAAACATTCTAAAAGTATAGCTGATGCTACAAAAGAGATTCAGATATATTTGGTAGATGCAAGTGATACGATATTGCCGGGTATGAGTCCATATATCATACAAAATACTCAAGTACGTCTTGATAATCTAGGAGTAAATACACTTACAAAAGCTTTTATTGAAAGTGTTGATTCGGATACCGTATATTTTAAAGACAAAAGAGAATTAAAATACACTTTTATGATTTTTACAGGAGGGATATTGGCAAACTCTATCGATTCCGATATAGAATTTCAAAAGAATAGACTAAATCAATACATATGTGATTCTACACAGCGTATTGCCGAGAACATATTTACGATAGGTGATTGTTGTGAAATTAGAAATAAAAACAATATCATACTTCCCCCTACTGCACAAATTGCCGAAAAAAGTGCAGAATATGTAGCTGATTCTATAACAGGTATGATTTTAAATCAAAAACCAAAACCTTTTGATGCAAAAGTTGATGGATTATTTGTTGCTTTAGGAGGAAATTATGCAGTCGGTGAATTGTTTGGTTTTATAAAAACCAAAGGATATATAGCTTATATTTTAAAAAAGCTAATAACAAAAAGTTATTACATAGGTTTGAAGCTAAGACTAAATACAGGTTTTAAAAAACGTACAATATTAAACAAAGGAGTATTGTCTTGA
- the gltX gene encoding glutamate--tRNA ligase, with amino-acid sequence MLRFAPSPTGDMHIGDLRVALLNYIVSKQKKEDFIVRIEDTQKEKNVQGKDQEILDILDLFGIKYSQTIYQSQNFKFHSAMALQLMHDKKAFSCFCSDEWIEKKYKEAKDANKEYSYDDACKNLPDELVIDNTNPFRIRITRPANDILIEDKIKGNISFTPDEVDSFEILHQDKTSTYSFACAVDDMISDISIIIRDEKHIKNTPRQEHIRKSLGYEKDIEYAHLPSISNEEDFSVKYLLEQGFLPEAISNYLISIENKTSSDIFSLEEAVKFFDLKNIPNSPAHFNIDTLKNINKKYLINLDAKELSRYVGFADTEIGELARIYLEDDVSTTKELKAKIEPIFSTKKIPKNFEVIVKVIKNAPYFDEYKDFKDYIIKEIGAKEKDIIEPLIYILTGSNNTPDIAKVYKYIKNYIGEIVK; translated from the coding sequence ATGTTAAGATTTGCACCTAGTCCAACTGGTGATATGCATATCGGCGACCTGAGAGTTGCCCTACTCAACTATATTGTTTCAAAACAAAAAAAAGAAGACTTTATTGTTCGCATCGAAGATACCCAAAAAGAGAAAAATGTACAAGGAAAAGATCAAGAGATACTTGATATTTTGGATTTATTTGGAATAAAATATTCACAAACCATATATCAAAGTCAAAACTTTAAATTTCATTCGGCTATGGCTCTTCAACTTATGCATGACAAAAAGGCATTTTCCTGCTTCTGCTCCGATGAATGGATTGAGAAAAAATATAAAGAAGCAAAAGATGCAAATAAAGAATATAGTTACGATGATGCATGTAAAAATCTTCCGGACGAACTTGTAATTGATAATACAAACCCTTTTAGAATAAGAATAACAAGACCTGCAAATGATATTTTAATCGAGGATAAAATTAAAGGCAATATATCTTTTACCCCAGATGAAGTAGATAGTTTTGAGATATTGCATCAAGATAAAACTTCAACATATAGTTTTGCATGTGCCGTAGATGACATGATTAGTGACATAAGCATTATAATTCGCGATGAAAAACATATAAAAAATACGCCAAGACAAGAGCATATAAGAAAATCCTTAGGTTATGAAAAAGATATAGAGTATGCGCATCTGCCTAGCATTTCCAATGAAGAAGATTTTAGTGTAAAATACTTACTAGAACAAGGTTTTTTACCGGAAGCTATTTCAAATTATTTAATATCAATTGAAAACAAGACATCTAGTGATATTTTTAGCCTAGAAGAAGCTGTGAAATTTTTTGATTTAAAAAACATACCAAACTCCCCTGCTCATTTTAATATTGACACTTTAAAAAATATAAATAAAAAATATTTAATAAACTTGGATGCAAAAGAGTTATCTCGTTATGTTGGCTTTGCAGATACAGAGATAGGTGAGCTTGCACGTATATATTTAGAAGATGATGTTTCTACGACAAAAGAGCTAAAAGCTAAAATTGAGCCTATATTTTCTACTAAAAAAATACCAAAAAACTTTGAAGTTATAGTAAAAGTAATAAAAAATGCCCCTTACTTTGATGAATATAAGGACTTTAAAGATTATATAATCAAAGAGATTGGTGCAAAAGAGAAAGATATTATCGAACCCCTTATTTATATACTAACAGGTAGTAATAATACTCCTGATATAGCCAAGGTATATAAATATATAAAAAACTATATAGGAGAAATTGTTAAATGA
- a CDS encoding 2-oxoglutarate synthase subunit alpha, giving the protein MATREVISTGNDLSARAAVDAGCKFFGGYPITPSSEIMHTISDLLPKEGGAAIQMEDEIAGICAAIGAGMGGVRTMTATSGPGVSLKAENLGLAQMAEVPLVLVNVMRGGPSTGLPTRVSQGDVRQARNPSHGDYRSITLCAGNLAECYTEVVRAFNLADRFMQPVIVLTDETLGHMHGKAMLPTVEEVQAGIVPRKKFEGAPEDYRPYECGPTEPAVLNPMFEGYRYHFTGLHHDAKGFPTEEIETCRKLIQRLEDKVMAHTDELELNEEFMCDDLEENDVLIVAYGSVSLAAKEAIRHLRADGIKAGLFRPITLWPSPADRIKHFTDKVKNVLCVELNIRQYTEEVERVSQRLDIEGLYKVNGRAISPYEIVNKVKEVF; this is encoded by the coding sequence ATGGCAACTAGAGAAGTAATATCTACCGGTAACGATCTATCTGCAAGAGCTGCAGTTGATGCCGGTTGTAAATTTTTTGGTGGTTATCCAATTACACCATCAAGTGAGATTATGCATACAATTTCTGACCTTTTACCAAAAGAAGGTGGGGCTGCAATTCAAATGGAAGATGAGATAGCAGGTATTTGTGCTGCTATCGGTGCTGGTATGGGCGGTGTTCGCACTATGACTGCAACATCTGGTCCAGGTGTATCGCTTAAAGCTGAAAATTTAGGTTTAGCTCAAATGGCTGAAGTTCCTTTAGTTTTAGTAAATGTTATGCGTGGTGGTCCATCAACCGGTCTTCCAACTCGTGTATCTCAAGGTGATGTTAGACAAGCAAGAAATCCGTCTCACGGTGATTATCGTTCAATCACTTTATGTGCCGGAAACTTAGCTGAGTGTTATACTGAAGTTGTTCGTGCATTCAACTTAGCTGATCGTTTCATGCAACCTGTTATTGTTTTAACAGATGAAACATTAGGACATATGCACGGTAAGGCAATGCTACCGACTGTAGAAGAAGTACAAGCTGGAATTGTACCTCGTAAAAAATTCGAAGGTGCTCCTGAAGATTATAGACCGTATGAATGTGGTCCAACAGAGCCAGCGGTTCTTAATCCAATGTTTGAAGGTTATAGATACCACTTTACCGGTCTTCATCATGATGCAAAAGGTTTCCCTACAGAAGAGATTGAAACTTGTAGAAAACTTATTCAAAGACTTGAAGACAAAGTTATGGCTCATACTGATGAGTTAGAACTTAACGAAGAATTTATGTGTGATGATTTAGAAGAAAATGATGTTTTAATTGTTGCTTACGGTTCAGTTTCTCTAGCTGCTAAAGAGGCGATTCGTCACTTAAGAGCTGATGGAATTAAAGCTGGTTTATTTAGACCGATTACATTATGGCCTTCACCGGCAGATAGAATTAAACACTTTACCGATAAAGTTAAAAATGTATTATGTGTTGAGCTTAATATTAGACAATACACTGAAGAAGTTGAAAGAGTTTCTCAAAGACTTGACATTGAAGGTCTTTATAAAGTTAATGGTAGAGCAATATCACCATATGAAATTGTAAACAAAGTAAAAGAGGTATTCTAA